One window from the genome of Augochlora pura isolate Apur16 unplaced genomic scaffold, APUR_v2.2.1 APUR_unplaced_4834, whole genome shotgun sequence encodes:
- the LOC144477887 gene encoding uncharacterized protein LOC144477887 has product MEETPQNSAVGVHSAKYWPEKPALWFAQLDAQFSLRGITSEETKYCHVVSQLDAKTAQEIEDILLAPPAERKYSHVKEELIRRLSTSKQSKIKQLLEHEEIGDRTPSQFLRHIRALAGTDVPEDFMRTLWMSRLPASMQSVLATQDGVALEKMAVLADRIAEVTPTQMYPAAPSSSVAAFGDINALVEKVAAMVVDKMGARGRSRRRSVGNLGFYLQFPRRLRNNQL; this is encoded by the coding sequence atggaagaaacaCCGCAAAATTCGGCCGTAGGAGTACATTCCGCAAAATACTGGCCAGAAAAACCCGCGCTGTGGTTTGCGCAATTGGACGCGCAGTTTAGCCTTCGAGGGATTACTAGTGAGGAAACGAAATACTGCCACGTGGTGTCCCAATTGGACGCGAAGACGGCTCAGGAGATCGAGGATATCCTGCTGGCCCCGCCGGCGGAAAGAAAATACTCGCACGTGAAAGAAGAGCTAATACGGCGTCTTTCGACGTCGAAACAGTCCAAAATTAAACAGTTGTTGGAGCATGAAGAGATAGGCGACAGAACACCGTCGCAATTTCTGCGGCATATTAGAGCCCTCGCGGGGACGGATGTGCCGGAGGATTTTATGAGGACTTTGTGGATGAGCAGATTACCCGCGTCGATGCAATCAGTGCTGGCGACTCAAGATGGCGTCGCGCTGGAGAAAATGGCGGTTCTCGCAGACAGGATCGCTGAGGTAACGCCAACGCAGATGTATCCAGCAGCGCCATCTTCTAGCGTCGCGGCTTTCGGCGACATCAACGCTTTGGTCGAGAAGGTTGCGGCGATGGTAGTGGATAAGATGGGCGCCAGAGGACGCTCGAGACGCCGTAGTGTGGGGAATCTGGGGTTTTACCTCCAATTCCCTAGGCGGCTCCGC